The following proteins are co-located in the Streptomyces sp. DT2A-34 genome:
- a CDS encoding DUF5994 family protein has translation MATALQSPPPSRPVLRLRLASRSGMPRLIDGAWWPRSHDLLAELPQLLAGLPRAWGHITSVTVHGATWSAVPGRMLVFNQVVRLRRTVAASAPHTIVLLAPGRGRWDLLVLPPDTTEEAAEPLMAAAASGHD, from the coding sequence ATGGCCACCGCACTGCAGTCCCCGCCTCCCTCCCGCCCCGTCCTCCGGCTGCGTCTCGCATCCCGCAGCGGCATGCCCCGGCTCATCGACGGAGCGTGGTGGCCCCGTTCGCACGACCTGCTCGCCGAACTCCCCCAGCTGCTGGCTGGATTGCCGCGCGCCTGGGGCCACATCACCAGCGTCACCGTCCACGGGGCGACGTGGTCCGCGGTGCCCGGCCGGATGCTCGTCTTCAACCAGGTCGTACGACTGCGCAGGACCGTGGCGGCATCCGCCCCGCACACGATCGTCCTGCTCGCCCCCGGCCGGGGGCGCTGGGACCTGCTGGTCCTGCCTCCGGATACGACCGAGGAAGCCGCGGAACCGCTCATGGCGGCCGCGGCAAGTGGCCACGACTGA
- a CDS encoding DUF5994 family protein: MSPSPGHVELDGAWWPRSRDLTHELSALADVLDPLWGRITHIAVNPRYWPTLPREILVNGHVVEVGWFTSEQDPHKILLLSYTAGRWDLLVIPPETGAPSAARLMAAASANTGPPTTATALVAAAQAGETSSSCEATTRRPGRLVVGM, translated from the coding sequence GTGAGTCCTTCACCAGGGCACGTGGAGTTGGACGGCGCCTGGTGGCCTCGGTCACGTGACCTGACACACGAACTCTCCGCTCTGGCGGACGTACTGGATCCGCTGTGGGGACGGATCACCCATATCGCCGTCAACCCGCGCTACTGGCCGACACTCCCGCGCGAGATCCTCGTCAACGGCCATGTGGTGGAGGTCGGTTGGTTCACGTCGGAGCAGGATCCGCACAAGATCCTGCTCCTGTCTTACACCGCGGGCCGCTGGGACCTCCTGGTGATCCCGCCGGAGACGGGCGCCCCCTCGGCCGCCCGGCTGATGGCCGCCGCGAGCGCGAACACCGGCCCGCCGACGACCGCGACCGCCCTCGTGGCGGCGGCACAGGCCGGCGAAACCTCCTCGTCGTGCGAGGCCACCACCCGCCGGCCCGGCCGACTGGTGGTGGGGATGTGA